The following are encoded in a window of Schistocerca nitens isolate TAMUIC-IGC-003100 chromosome 9, iqSchNite1.1, whole genome shotgun sequence genomic DNA:
- the LOC126203517 gene encoding glycylpeptide N-tetradecanoyltransferase 2-like — protein MNSQTPKDYRGNEIKNTGNTIISKNSKKKSRQNKETVPVLVNDDDKQQSNTEDEIQEKLNVSLQDLRLAAETLSFHRRAGRSDVDVEQRQYTFWNTQPVPKINESVKCSGPIEADKRVAEIRQTPFSLPEGFRWDTLNLSDPTVLQELYTLLNENYVEDNDCMFRFDYPPEFLKWALQPPNWKRDWHCGVRVMKNNRLVGFISAIPAKLRVYDQSLSMVEINFLCVHKKLRSKRVAPVLIREITRRVNLCGIFQAVYTAGVILPKPVGTCRYWHRSLNPKKLIEVKFSHLKRNMTMQRTLKLYRLPDSTKTRGFRQLTAADSSSAHILLNQYLSRFDLAPVFSHEEFCHWFLPRPGVIDSFVVEKNDRITDFVSYYSLPSTVMHHPTHKTLKAAYSFYNVSSETPWLELMTDALVTAKNNGFDVFNSLDVMDNKQFLEALKFGEGDGKLQYYLYNWRCPPMDPTRIGLVLQ, from the coding sequence ATGAATAGCCAAACTCCAAAAGACTACAggggaaatgaaattaaaaatacagGCAATACCATTATTTCAAAAAATAGCAAGAAAAAAAGTCGGCAAAACAAAGAAACAGTGCCGGTACTTGTTAATGATGATGACAAACAACAGTCAAACACCGAAGACGAAATTCAGGAAAAATTAAATGTCTCTTTGCAGGACCTGCGTTTGGCAGCAGAGACACTTTCATTTCACCGACGTGCAGGAagaagtgatgtagatgtagagcaaagGCAGTATACATTCTGGAACACCCAACCTGTACCAAAAATAAATGAATCCGTCAAGTGCAGTGGGCCAATAGAAGCTGATAAACGTGTGGCTGAAATCCGGCAGACGCCGTTTTCCCTACCTGAAGGTTTCAGATGGGACACACTTAACCTGAGTGATCCAACGGTTTTACAGGAGCTCTACACGCTACTCAATGAAAATTATGTTGAAGATAACGACTGCATGTTTAGATTTGACTATCCACCAGAGTTCCTAAAATGGGCGTTGCAGCCCCCTAACTGGAAAAGAGACTGGCACTGTGGTGTCCGTGTAATGAAAAACAACCGTTTGGTCGGTTTCATAAGTGCAATTCCCGCCAAATTAAGGGTATATGACCAGTCTCTGAGTATGGTAGAAATAAATTTCCTATGTGTGCATAAAAAGTTGAGATCAAAACGCGTCGCCCCTGTATTGATTCGTGAAATAACCCGTCGTGTGAATCTTTGCGGTATATTTCAGGCTGTGTATACTGCTGGAGTTATTCTGCCCAAACCTGTGGGAACATGCAGATATTGGCATCGATCGCTCAATCCGAAAAAGCTTATTGAAGTGAAATTCTCCCACCTGAAACGAAATATGACCATGCAAAGGACCTTGAAGTTGTACAGACTGCCAGATTCGACAAAAACTCGGGGTTTCAGGCAATTAACTGCAGCAGATTCATCGAGTGCTCATATATTACTAAATCAGTACTTATCAAGATTCGATCTTGCACCAGTTTTTTCCCATGaagagttttgtcactggtttctaccGAGACCCGGCGTAATTGATAGTTTTGTAGTTGAGAAAAACGACAGGATAACGGATTTTGTAAGTTATTATAGTTTGCCCTCAACAGTTATGCATCATCCTACACACAAGACCTTGAAAGCAGCGTATTCTTTCTATAACGTCTCATCAGAAACTCCTTGGCTTGAGCTAATGACAGATGCCCTCGTGACCGCAAAAAATAATGGCTTCGATGTCTTCAACTCACTGGATGTAATGGATAATAAACAGTTTCTTGAAGcattgaagtttggagagggtgatggaAAACTGCAATACTACTTGTATAACTGGCGCTGCCCACCGATGGATCCTACTAGGATCGGTTTAGTTTTACAATAA